One segment of Tenrec ecaudatus isolate mTenEca1 chromosome 1, mTenEca1.hap1, whole genome shotgun sequence DNA contains the following:
- the LOC142440379 gene encoding speedy protein C-like has protein sequence MSTAQDPTTAHMAATHVNLGGRSCPGRSGESLLSRQHQELQAFLRLLEDNFLQQFLSQDPCFQISDKYLLAMVLVYFQRAHLQLSEYTQSNFFVALYLANDMEEDLKDPKCEIFPWALSEDWRPWVADFLRQRNKLWARMDFRAMVSRQCCEEVMAKVPSHWAWARERRPHHGRAQRSCPEAGVSLPRGPGLSPPQCSLCGQPPRCRHYHAQF, from the coding sequence ATGAGTACCGCCCAAGACCCTACCACTGCTCACATGGCTGCCACCCACGTAAACCTGGGGGGCCGGAGCTGTCCCGGTCGGAGCGGTGAGTCTCTCCTTTCTCGCCAGCACCAGGAGCTACAAGCCTTCCTCCGTCTTCTGGAGGACAATTTTCTCCAGCAGTTCCTCTCCCAAGACCCCTGTTTCCAGATCTCAGATAAGTATCTCCTGGCCATGGTATTGGTTTATTTCCAGCGCGCCCACCTGCAGCTCAGCGAGTACACCCAGAGCAACTTCTTCGTGGCACTGTATCTTGCCAATGACATGGAGGAGGACCTGAAGGACCCAAAGTGTGAGATTTTCCCTTGGGCGCTCAGCGAAGACTGGCGCCCTTGGGTGGCTGACTTCCTGCGCCAGAGGAACAAACTGTGGGCCCGGATGGATTTCCGCGCAATGGTCAGCCGCCAGTGCTGCGAGGAGGTCATGGCGAAGGTGCCGTCCCACTGGGCCTGGGCTCGGGAGCGTCGTCCCCACCACGGACGTGCTCAGAGGAGCTGCCCAGAGGCTGGAGTCTCCCTGCCTCGGGGTCCTGGGCTCTCTCCACCCCAGTGTTCTCTCTGTGGCCAGCCCCCACGCTGCCGCCATTACCACGCCCAATTCTAA